In Lolium rigidum isolate FL_2022 chromosome 7, APGP_CSIRO_Lrig_0.1, whole genome shotgun sequence, the DNA window gcggtctcaacgtttccaaggcggcaagggatcaaaagaaaaaggaagtagccggaaatcgggggtcaaaaaaaatccaagaatagaaagaattttggttcatagaggatgacatgcgggacccatgatcctgcatcgtaaacggctcgatcggagaacgttgaacgagatggcgcgatcgagaaaaaaaacaatgccggagaggctgccatccgggccctacatccctcggcggtgcggatttgcgttgactcggccggcgaacccgagaattcgcgatgcaccacgtcccgggccaccatacgcgacgttttggccgctttcgtcgggctaggtggcctcaaaaacgagaaaaaaaaagttttgacatgcaccacggagggaccaaaatcgtcggccatggtacaccagcaaccacggcgcgacttcaacttcatcggccatggcaacttttcttgtagtgctagcTGTTCTCAAACAGAAAAAGCAAACAATCAGCACGCCTTCAGGCTCTTGTGGAGTGACATGGTATTCAACGCAAACATCATCCAAGAAATGAACTCCTGGATGCACATGAATATTTTTAATGCAAGCATCATCCAAGAAATGTATAAACGGTACTCTGTTATTAGCATCATAATGTACTGGAAAAAATTTAATACCATTGTTCTATAGTCTATTAGTTAGTAACTAAACAGCAGCGATCAACCCAATCTCAGGTAGCTAAGTAAGAGAGATGGTTAACCACCTAGTCCTAGCACATTAAATGTTTAACTCTGTAATTGACCATATGTACCGGAAAGCACACTGAAATCTAATGCATATGTTTACTTTTTTTAGATGGACCCAAGCTAGATGCCTAAATTTATTCAGATACATTCACGATGGACAGCTCTCCATGTTTAGAGTTGCTAACATCTTACGAACAAAAGTTGATCTTCTTAGCCTGAAGCTGAAACTGAAACTTCATAACTAAACTTGTACTGTGTATGGAGTTAGCTGTTAAATAAATGGCATCAATGTTAATAGTTTCATACCTGGAACAACAGAAACAGAAACCGCACTGGTCGGAGAAATAGGTACCATATATAGCTCTTTTAGTTGTTTCAGATCTGGAACAACTCTTTTAATAGTTTCAGACCTGGAACAGAAACAGTAAACTCACTGCTTGGTAAAGGAATGGGAAAACAAAGATGATCCGAGGGAGAGATCAGGAGAAAAATAGGAAAATTGAAATGCATAATGACATAGAAGTACCATGTCAAAGAACTGGTGCAGGTTGGCCTCCCTCCCATCATTTTCAGCATCTTCACAAGAACGGCCAATTTCGATAATCAAATCATAAGCTATGTTTCTGGTTTTCTTGTTAGCCTGTGAAGAAACATAAACTCATCACCATTAATCACACATCTGACTTCCCTTTAACATATAAATAAGAATGAGATCTTTGCTTCAGTAACCAAATTTATGTAGCGCTCTTCTAGTTCATGAAAGCAGTATACTTCCTAACTTCACAATGGAAAAGCTCaaaataatttatttttattttgaccaAATAAAATAATACCCTTCTATATAAAAACAAGAAACTGTACTTATGTAGCGCATACAAACGGAATAAGAATCTAGACCCGGGAGCCAAAAGTCCACTTCTCAAAAGCAACATCTACATAAGCTACCTAGGAGCCAAAACTCCACTTCCCAAAAGCAACATCTACATAAGATACCTTATTTTGTGCAAACCAATAAAACTTAGTGCATTGGGTAACTCATAAAAACTCGGCATGGAATAGATCAATAAACATGGGAGAACTACTTTACCACTGGATAGCATGGAGTTTGCTACTATATAACATGATGATTATTCGAGAGACCGGCTATCGAAATGTCATCTAATAAAAATGGCATACACACTACGAGTAATAAATGAAATGAAATATGGTATATTTACCTTCAAGTGCTCCAATAGATTTCCACTTCGCAGATTCCAAAGAAAAACTAACACAAAAATCAGGACCATGGTAAGTGATAGTCCCAAACAATCATTGGTCAACCTGCAAAATAATTACAGAAATTGTGAAATCCTTAGGAGATACCTAGACAACAACTTTCAGTATAGATACAAAACACACATCAATAAAATAATGTTCAGAGACATATACAATAAGGACCAAATTTATCTTAAGAATGAAACATGGAGGGGTGTAGCTGCAATAGTAGTTACCTCTGAACAAAAACAAATATCTTAAATTCAAAAAGTTCCAACCAAAACCTTCTTGAACAGCAAGATTTTGACCCAATATTAGTTAGAACATTTTCTTCTTCCTCAAAAATACAAACTGAAAAATCAGAGAGCAAAATCAACTGTATGACCAGAAAGGAATGTATCTGCTATGGAAATCAACATTTGTTGGAAGGGGAGGGAGCACTACCATTACCACAGGCACGTAGAGTCGCCTTCTTCACGGTGTTGTGCGCATCCACCTTGACAAACCACGGCTGAGCACATCGCATCGGAGGCCTAAAATTCAGCACGCACCGGTCACGTGATAAGtaacagaaataaaaaaaaaggggaataaagagaaaaTTTGTGATGACCACAAGGACCCAACCCCTTTTGTTCCATGTGCTGCAGCATCAGTCTCCCAAACCCTTGACATGAGTGTATCCATCTACGGTTCTGAGAAGAACAATGGCATGATTGCTTCACGTAGGGAACAAAATACTCTCAAATAAAACACGAACCGCTGCACGTAGCATGGAACCATGGGAAAAAATATGGATTGGGATTTGGGGAGGTACCTTGTTTAAGGAACATGTGGCCCGAGCGGCGGCCTGCGCTGGTGACGACCCAAGGTCAACGGAGGAGAGGGCTCGATGTCGGACCTATAGTGGTTGATCCCCTGCATCCTGCAGTGCCCAATGCAGCTCCATGTATACTGTATGAGCAGGCCTTGTTGGGAGGTCCAAACCTTGTTGTACATGTCTATTACCATTGTACCATGCATATGCAACCTATATTAATTAAGAGTGGTGACATGTGCCTCAATTATCAGAGCAATAATTTCAGAAATATATCAGGAGACTAAAAAATAATGAAGAGAACAAAATcacttttgttatcttagtttaaGGAAGTAGCTCAAGGGAGATTTACCCCAATGGTGCTCATTCCTTGAATATGTTTACATTATACTTTACACAACAAATGTAGAATATCCTCTCATGTCCTCTCTAGCTTTAGGCACACAAGTCTTGCCACTCCAAGAATAGTCTATACTAAATTTAAATAATACTGTCTCGAGAAGTAAATAAAATCAAGGACATATACCCAGGTTCAGTCATAAGCAAATAAAATCAAGGATATCTACAGCGTGATTTTTTTCCATTAGCTAAACCCTTTTTTACAACGctgaataaaccaaaaatatcacCAAAACAGAGGTGCAGTTGAACAATGGCACCCAAATTTGTATGGTTGTGCCCAAACTGAAGCATCGTAAAAACTTGCAGTAAttaggagaaagaaagaaaataagccAGCCTTTAATATCCTAAAAATAATTTATTTCTCTCTATACCAGCAAAGATCTTAAATATCATGTATTAGTATTCTGCAACTGGAACGCATATAGAGGCACCAAAACTTTTTTGCATCAGCGGAATACTGGAAGATCTTAAATCTTATGTATTAGCATCATTCAGCTAGAACACATATAGAGGTAATAAAACTTTTGAGTTGATTTACCTTGAGCTATCTTAGCTCTTGTTTTGTCGCTGGAGTAAACTCGACTCCCTAAGCTCCAGCCAGGTCATGACAAAACCAAATTCAAATTCTAGCATCCAACTGCTCACTGCATAAAACCTAAAGCACTCAACACCGCCTATATCAATCAAGAAAAATAGTCTCGTGGCAACAATAAGCATCATAGAGTAAATCACAGAATCACCTAAACCATAAACAATTTGAGACCTCTGGAAATCATATCCACGGTACCTAATAAAGGGAATGGCAAAAATGGCAATAAGTTAACCAGCCTGCATACATGGATTTCGATTTAGATCACATCCATTCAACAACGCCTGTACACATCCAATCTTTAAGTCAAATATAATTTGATAATTTAGTACATCCAGGATCGTGCCTAATCACAAACTAATGCATCCAAAAATATTGTTAATCCCAGCATTTAAATCAATAGCAGATCCTAGCATGCAAGTCCGTCAAAGCAAACATCAGTGACAATAGCTAAAACATTTCTCAGAAATAGCAGGATAATCAAGGAAGGGTCAGAGAAAACAAACTTGCAAGAATGCAAATGATAGCAGCTATGAGCTGGAACTTGAGGCGGACGAGAACACCGTAGAATACCAAGTCATATCCAGATCCATGGAGGCGTACCCGATTACACGTCGCTCATGCCTAATCACAAACTAATGCATCCAAAAATATTGTTAATCCCAGCATTTAAATCAATAGCAGATCCTAGCATGCAAGTCCGTCAAAGCAAACATCAGTGACAATAGCTAAAACATTTCTCAGAAATAGCAGGATAATCAAGGAAGGGTCAGAGCAAACAAACTTGCAAGAATGCAAATGATAGCATCTATGAGCTGGAACTTGAGGCGGACGAGAACACCGTAGAATACCAAGTCATATCCAGATCCATGGAGGCGTACCCGATTACACGTCGCTCATGGCTGGGCCACCAATTTCAGCATAGGCAGCTCCACCTCGTTGCACGACTCTTCATCTGCATCATGCCATGACTAAGTTGCGGAAGAAAAACAAAGACAAAGAAATAAGAGAGAAATAAAGAGAGAGGCCTGGGATCGACGACGGTGAACGGGGACGCGGACGGACGGCCTGGGGCCTGCAACACCACGCTCGCCACCTGAACCAGCTCCCCACGCCTCCACCCACAAGCAGCAGCAGGCCCTCTCCAACCAGCCACCCCAAACCTCGATCTGTGCGCATGGGAGCCGCGCATCCCCATAGCGGCGCCATGGAATCCTTCTGGGTGGATTGCTCTCTGATCCGATGTGTACGGCGGCATCTTCTGCGCCTATGACCAGCAAAAAGGGAGGGGATTGAGGAGGGGATCACGACGGCTCGACCCGGCGGCCAGCGCTCATGCGGTTCCCCCGCGCTGACCTCCTAGCGGCGGGGCTGGGGGTGGGGCGGCAGCGACGCGGTTGCTCGGCGAGGCGGCCGCTGGCTGTGGAGgaggacggcgagcgtggggagaCATCGgagcgcgaggcggcggcgcggcgcgaggggaACGAGCGAGGCAGTTTGGCTGGGGCAATTTTGTCTCGGGCAGGGAGGGGATATTTTTGTCCTGCCCAACCACGCCTACTGAAACCATTCTCACCCgcagtcaccgacaggtgggcccagacgATGATAGGCCCAATAGCAGCCAGAGGCGGGTAGCACACGACCATTGCATGGCTTTATCTAGTGGGAGGACAATCAACAACGAACGGACCAGATCGCACTGACGAGAAGATCCGACGGCTGAGAAGCTGAAATCGCTGTGaatccccctatggggggcatcgtttatacctttagatacgtCGCACACTAGCGCGCTGGTTGCATGTAGGCACAAAAACACTACTATCTCAAAGCCTCCTACTAGACACGTCAGTCAAAAATACCTTTCGTCATAGGAAATGTCAAATTCCAACAACTTCCAACAACCTTCTCCATCCCAAAAGCTAGCAGGCATGCATGCCATCCATCCCAAGAAATATCAGAGCTCAGAGGTTATTGTTTTTGGAAGCTAGTTAGTAATTCTCGGTTGACTAAGTATCTGACCTTTTGTCTTTTTCTCTGCAAAATATCCACAAACCAAACACCTAAAATTCTATGTATGAATGTTCAGTCTCTAATCTGTTTTTGGAAGCTAGTGAGTAATTCTCGGTTGACTAAGTATCTGACCTTTTGTCTTTTTCTCTGCAAAATATCCACAAACCAAACACCTAAAATTCTATGTATGAATGTTCAGTCTCTAATCTTGAGATGTTACTGTCTCTCCTCCTTAAACCGAACTTCGTTCCAAAATTTAAACTCTCTCGCATTTTAGAATATAGAACTGATTTGAACAGATCACGACATTTCTTAAACTCCGTTGTAATATCAATAGGTATTATTTGGGTATACCTCGTGTCTAGACTTTTCCTTAAATCCATTTTTGTGTGAATGACTAGTTACTACCTTCATCAATCCTATGATTTCTTCCACCACGATGAACTTGCCGTCTTCTTTTTCGAAGGTCCACTAATCCAAATATCTTCTTCTGCTTATAGGTTTTATTAATCATCATGGTAAAGTTTTCTCTATTTTTTCATAGGTTCTCGACCTTAAGGAACTTTTGCATACATTTTCTTTCCATTTttcaataatggtacttagtaagtatTTCATAGCATGCCTAGTCTTGGTGGTTTATTTTCCAAGAAtatattagactcatttagtccatcaaaTCATGGATTCTTCTTCATCTCTTTAGGTCTACTTTGGTACTTATTAGATTCCATGATAAAAATACTCTGTTATTTTCATATTAGTGTTTTGTTTTTATATGTTAAACTGTTCTAAATTTTTTGGCCTTCAGCTTTATTGAGTTTTGGTTGTTCTCCggatatttccttcatccaaTTTCCTCACCTTTGACTTATTTAAGTTCTCTTACTTTCGAGTAATTATTATTATTCCCCTACTTAAGTTAAAGTCTAACTTttgcttcctcgaggtataaacctccacTTTCGGTCTGACATTCTTCTGACAATACTATTTTCTTAGAAATGGGGTTTTCCTAGCatgtgcatcaatcgatgcacacagccgttttattAAGAAATCCATCCACAAAGTATTCTTATGACAATACTATATAGGTACTTCCAAACAACCTAATGAAAATAAGGTTTAACTTCTTCCTCCTAATATTGAAGCTCGATTTTTTTTAATTCAGTATCTACTCTTCTTCTTGGAGTTTTCTAATGAtctctaatgatcttcaaactcctTGTATTGTAACCATTGCACTACATGGTTTGAATATTCGTCTTAGTATATTCTACTCTTCCTCTTAGTCTGGCTTATGGCTTATATTTTTCTGAGGTCCCACGATTTTTTTTTGCGGTGTACCCACGCAATTATGAATATTCAATGTAAATCCTCATCTAAAACAAACAGTGTAGCTACCACAAAACCAGTTAAGGCAGTGGCGTCGTAAGCTGCGGTCGAGCCACGGCGAGGGTAAGCATCTCTCAGACGAACGGCGCCTCCTCACCCTTGTCGAAGTACAAGCCGGTCGACGCACCCTCCGGCAGCAACGCCACATTCACCACGTTACGCGCGCCCTCCTCGGGCGTCAGGATACCCGAGCCCATGGTTATGTCGGTCCTGACGTAGCCTGGATGCACGCAGTTGACACGGAGCTCCGGGTgcctctttgccaagatcctcgaGTACGCGTTCATGGCGGCTTTGGCCATCTTATACGCTGCGAGAACGGTGGGCCACCCCTGCGCCTCCGACGTCCCGGCCTCAAAATCCTCGAGGAACTTGTCCAGCAGCTCGTCTATTCTCTGCTCCGTCAGGTTGTCGATGTTGTTCAGCTCGTGCCTCACCTCCTCGTTCTTGATAAACTGCACGTACACATGGATCAAAAGAGAAACTCTTACAAAGGTAGGATATGGGGGAAATTTTGGTGCATCACTATATAGCATGACTGGTGATGGGAACTTGCCGTTAGCAGTCCAGCATCAGAGGAGACATTCACTAATCTCCCGTCGGAGGAAGATTGCAGGAGAGGCAGCAGGGCTTCGATTACATGCTTGGTGCCGTAGTAGTCTGTCTTCACACCTTCCTTTGCGCCGTCGACGGTCTCGTTGATGTTTGTGAACATCCATTCGAGTCTCTGGTGGAAATCTAGGCCACTGAACTGTTGTATGTAAGGTCAGATAAACACGTTCAGTTTCGTGTGTCCAAAAAAATTCAGTGCAGAGTCGCGTGGATTCGCAACATCGGATCAGCTAGCGGATTCAGCTCACATCTACAGGAGgaggaatgaaaaaaaaaacacgtcATCTCACCTTTTCCTCATTGGTATCGAGTTCTTGGAGGTACTCAACCCCACCAATTGCGGCGTTATTCACCTGCAAATTAACAGAGAATATACATCAATCACTTCACCGGCCGATTGCACAAAGCCTTTGCATCTAGCAGGTGTAGAGGGAAACGAAAAACTTGCCAGAATATCTAGCTTCCCGAAACGGGTCTTCAAGAAATCGGCCAATCCAGCAATGCTCGAAGCGTTTGTGATGTCCAGCTGATGGAAGACGACACCACTGATCCCCAGCCCCTTGAGCTTCTCCACGGCCGCCGTGCCCCTCGTCTCGTCCCGGGCCGTCAAAACCACCGTGACGCCGCCGCTGGCTAGTTGCCTGCACACCTCGAAACCGATCCCTTTGTTCCCGCCGGTGACGACGGCAATCCTAGCAAACGCAACAGATCAGAGCAGTACATATACTGAATAATGATAAAACTATACTACAGGCCAAATTTAGCGAGGATACACGGCGGCGTCAGTATGCATAGTCCTACCTCGTGTTTTGGGGGCCGGAGTTGGCTCCTTCCATGAGCTGGGTGAAAAACCACGAGCACGAAGAAGACGATGGCAGATGTGGCTTTCCTCAGAACCAGATACGTTTATGTAACTGCTCCGGTGATACCTCGGTTCGCCTTTGTCTCCTTGTGGTGGTGGTTGTCCGGCACAGGATAATAATGGACATCATGCCACAAACGCCATACATACACTTCGTTTTACCCCCGACGAATGATGGACCTATGTGAGATGGCGATTTCGCGGATGCGCCGTGGCAGAATCGTGCACTTGAAAATTGCTACGAGTGAGCCGCACATTTTTGGTGATTCATATCATTCATTCATGTTGATATCACGTCAGTCCAGATTTTTTTAGAGAGAAGGGGTGGAATCCCAGGTTCCATTAAAATGCAACCAAGTTCAAAAGTTTTAACGAGATTTTGTGAGCTCGTCCATTCAGCACATAAGTCTTACAAAACTTAGAAAGCACCAAAAACCAGGAAAACATGGTGGAAGCTACTGGGCCACATTACAGGTGAACACTTTTGGTAAGCTTCCCACATGCGATGGCCTGGCGCCAGAGATTCACTCTTTCAGCTGGATGGATACCTGCATGATCTTTGCCCGCAAGTCCCATCAGCAGCGAAGTCATATCCATGCTATCCGGAGCAATTCCCCACGCTGATGGTCCAGCAACCTTAGGTTTGCATCCAGGAGATTTGAGTGCTTGTCTAGGCAGAGGGGGCGCCAACTCCTGGTAAGAGATGCAGTTCTTCGTAACATTTCCTTCACACCTAGCCATCTTAGACCCTGGAAACACATCTCATTACGAACTGACCAAATAGTCCAGAGAACAGCTGAGGAGAAAATATTAATAACAGAGTTTTTATCCTCACTCAACCACCATCTAGCAATAGATTCAAAATCATCTCCAAGCGGCTTATCCAAAATAGATGAGACGGTATCCCAGATTTTTTTTGCAACTACACATTCGAAAAATAGATGCTTAGCAGTTTCATATTCATTGCAAAACAAACAGGAAACGTCATCTACATGTCTTCTTTTATTAAGATTGTATCGAGTTAACAACTTATCATTAGCAAGAAGCCACAAAAAAATATGAATACGGGGAGGAATATGTAGCTTCCACACTGCAGGGGTATGAACAGGGATAACCCCACGATTATTAACTATCCCATATAAAATCTAACCAAGTAAGTACCAGAAGAGTGAAACAACCAAATTGGACTATCCTCATCAGCATTGAGACGGATAGTGCTAATTAAAGAGACCAACTCAAACCAACGATTGTAAAGAGCAGGGGAAATTGTTCTTCTAAAAGAACATTTAAGATCAGTACCATCCTAGGCATCGGCAACAGTAATTTATTGTTCATTAACAATAGAATATAAATTCTAGAAAAGGATAGCTAAAGAACAGTTGCCAATCCAGGTGTCAACCCAGAACAAAATTTTACGACCATTTTCCACCTGCCACTTATAGCCAATTTTTGCTGCAGATGCGGCCCACATGACCCCTTTCCAAAAAGGGGAACACTGAAGAGGATTAGCTCTAAGTAGATTAGGGGATAAATCATATTTATAGTCAACTATCATACGCCAGATTTTATTATTATCCATGTGGTATCTTCTAATCCAAGAAGCCAACAAACAGAGATTAAAATCCCTGATGTTTTGAATACGCAGACCACCAAACTCCTTTTTTGGGAAACAAGATCCCAATTAACCAAATGATATTTATGTGAATCACCAACATTCTCCCAAAAGAAATGGGACTTTTGAGAATTAATAGCTTTAATAGT includes these proteins:
- the LOC124670537 gene encoding short-chain dehydrogenase/reductase 2b-like isoform X2 — translated: MEGAISSPSNTRIAVVTGGNKGIGFEVCRQLASGGVTVVLTARDETRGTAAVEKLKGLGISGVVFHQLDITNASSIAGLADFLKTRFGKLDILVNNAAIGGVEYLQELDTNEEKFSGLDFHQRLEWMFTNINETVDGAKEGVKTDYYGTKHVIEALLPLLQSSSDGRLVNVSSDAGLLTFIKNEEVRHELNNIDNLTEQRIDELLDKFLEDFEAGTSEAQGWPTVLAAYKMAKAAMNAYSRILAKRHPELRVNCVHPGYVRTDITMGSGILTPEEGARNVVNVALLPEGASTGLYFDKGEEAPFV
- the LOC124670537 gene encoding short-chain dehydrogenase/reductase 2b-like isoform X1; this translates as MEGANSGPQNTRIAVVTGGNKGIGFEVCRQLASGGVTVVLTARDETRGTAAVEKLKGLGISGVVFHQLDITNASSIAGLADFLKTRFGKLDILVNNAAIGGVEYLQELDTNEEKFSGLDFHQRLEWMFTNINETVDGAKEGVKTDYYGTKHVIEALLPLLQSSSDGRLVNVSSDAGLLTFIKNEEVRHELNNIDNLTEQRIDELLDKFLEDFEAGTSEAQGWPTVLAAYKMAKAAMNAYSRILAKRHPELRVNCVHPGYVRTDITMGSGILTPEEGARNVVNVALLPEGASTGLYFDKGEEAPFV
- the LOC124670537 gene encoding salutaridine reductase-like isoform X3 — protein: MEGANSGPQNTRIAVVTGGNKGIGFEVCRQLASGGVTVVLTARDETRGTAAVEKLKGLGISGVVFHQLDITNASSIAGLADFLKTRFGKLDILVNNAAIGGVEYLQELDTNEEKFIKNEEVRHELNNIDNLTEQRIDELLDKFLEDFEAGTSEAQGWPTVLAAYKMAKAAMNAYSRILAKRHPELRVNCVHPGYVRTDITMGSGILTPEEGARNVVNVALLPEGASTGLYFDKGEEAPFV